ACTCCGCTCCCGCATCGCGTGGACTTACCGCGTCGAGGAGGCTCACTGTGGTCCTGCCGGCATCGAGCACGCCCTGTCCGTGCTCCCGGACCTCGTGCTCGTGGACGTGACCATCCCCGACGCCGACGGCATCGCGCTCCTGGCGACCCTCCGCGACGACGGACGGACGCGGCACGTGCCAGTCATCCTCCTCTCCGCCGGCGCACCCCACGACCAGGCTGCCGACGTGCTCGGGCTCGCCGCCGGCGTCGCGGGGCTCGTTACCGACTGGGAGCCGCTTCTGAGTCTCCCCGCCTCGGCGATCGGCCCGCCCCTCCCGCCCCAGGACCAGTCATTTCTCGAGCGGGTCGACGACGCGATCCGCACCCACATGGGATCCCCCAGCTTCGGGGCCCGCGCGCTGGCCGAGGCGGTCTCAGTGAGCCCGCGCCAGCTCCGACGCCGACTCGCCGAGCTCACCGGGGAATCGCCCGCGGGCCACGTTCGCCGCATCCGCCTTGAGCGGGCCGCCGCGCTGCTCCGCGACGGGGCGATGAGCGTCAAGGAGGTCTCCTACGCGGTCGGGTTCGCCAGCACGTCCGGGTTCCGGGCTGCCTTCCGCGAGGCCCACGGCGTCGCGCCCTCGGAGTTCGGTCGCGAGGTCTTCT
This sequence is a window from Rubrivirga marina. Protein-coding genes within it:
- a CDS encoding helix-turn-helix transcriptional regulator yields the protein MGEDEGLREELRSRIAWTYRVEEAHCGPAGIEHALSVLPDLVLVDVTIPDADGIALLATLRDDGRTRHVPVILLSAGAPHDQAADVLGLAAGVAGLVTDWEPLLSLPASAIGPPLPPQDQSFLERVDDAIRTHMGSPSFGARALAEAVSVSPRQLRRRLAELTGESPAGHVRRIRLERAAALLRDGAMSVKEVSYAVGFASTSGFRAAFREAHGVAPSEFGREVFSS